One window of Perca fluviatilis chromosome 12, GENO_Pfluv_1.0, whole genome shotgun sequence genomic DNA carries:
- the arhgef7a gene encoding rho guanine nucleotide exchange factor 7a isoform X2, translated as MNSAEQTVTWLITLGVLESPKKTISDPEAFLQTSLKDGVVLCRLLERLSPGSTEKIYQEPKNDGECLCNIKEFLKGCTSFRVEPFEASDLLLGLNFSKVLSSLVSLNKVTADIGVGSDSVCARHSSAHRIKSFESLSSQASLSRSSKLLHNQFRSLDMSENSGQQLLVRARFNFQQNNEDELTFDKGDIIGVTRQEDGGWWEGMLNGRTGWFPSNYVREIKGSDKQVSPKSGTLKSPPKGFDTSAISKTYYNLVLQNILETETEYSKDLQSLLTNYLRPLQSIEKLSSSDVALILGNLEEISTFQQMLVQSLEECTKLPESQQRVGGFFLNLMPQMKALYVGYCSNHPSAVNLLTQHSEVLGEFMEGRGAVSPGILTLTTGLSKPFMRLDKYPNLLKELERHMEESHPDRPDIQKCMASFKNLSAQCQEVRKRKELELQILTESIRLWEGDAIKTLGSVLYMSQVLVQSPGLEEKSERYLMLFPHVLLMLSASPRMSGFIFQGKLPLASMTVTKLEDCEAHKNAFELNGTMFDRLQVVCTNQHDLKDWVEHLTRQIKHTAATGPSHKPLTVPCHTLPSHPLTPSRHAEGRGMTVAPTYHTLPHPSSHGTSHSTMMWGPLEPPNTPKPWSLSCLRPAPPLRPSAALCYKEDLSKSPKSVKKLLPKRKPERKQSEEEFALRKSTAALEEDAQILKVIEAYCTSAKTRQTLNSTWQGTDLMHNHVLADVDRSCMDSPGRRSSVSRPELSSDLSEDSDYDSIWTTHSYRMGSVPRPRRETGLHVIIPGEKKILVEDPSRNGQSTAEEKSLVDVVYALRDEVQELKQDNKKMKRSLEEEQKARKDLEKVVRRVLKSMNDSTWDETNL; from the exons ATGAATTCGGCGGAACAGACGGTTACATGGCTGATTACGCTCGGGGTGCTGGAGTCGCCAAAGAAGACCATCTCGGATCCTGAAGCATTTCTGCAGACCTCCCTGAAAGATGGGGTGGTGTTGTGTCGGCTGCTGGAGCGGCTCAGCCCGGGGTCCACGGAGAAA ATTTACCAAGAACCGAAGAACGACGGCGAGTGCCTGTGCAACATAAAGGAGTTTCTCAAGGGCTGCACATCGTTTCGCGTCGAG CCGTTTGAGGCCAGTGACCTGCTGCTAGGACTGAACTTCTCAAAGGTGCTTAGCAGTCTGGTCTCTCTCAATAAAGTGACTGCAG ATATCGGCGTGGGCAGTGACTCAGTGTGCGCCCGACACTCTTCTGCCCATCGCATAAAGTCGTTTGAGTCGCTATCCTCTCAGGCTTCACTGAGCCGATCCTCCAAGCTGCTGCACAACCAGTTTCGCAGTCTG GACATGTCAGAAAACAGCGGACAGCAGCTGCTGGTGAGGGCACGTTTCAACTTCCAGCAGAACAACGAGGATGAGCTCACCTTTGATAAGGGTGATATCATCGGCGTGACTCGTCAGGAGGACGGCGGATGGTGGGAGGGGATGCTTAATGGCAGGACTGGGTGGTTTCCTAGCAACTATGTCCGTGAGATCAAAGGCTCTG ACAAACAAGTGTCCCCCAAGTCTGGCACTCTTAAGAGCCCACCTAAAGGCTTTGACACCTCTGCGATCAGCAAGACGTACTATAACTTG GTGTTGCAGAACATTTTAGAAACGGAGACAGAATATTCCAAGGACCTTCAGAGCCTCCTGACGAACTACCTGCGACCTCTTCAGAGCATTGAAAA ACTGAGCAGCTCAGATGTGGCTCTGATTCTGGGAAACCTTGAGGAGATCAGCACCTTCCAGCAGATGCTCGTCCAATCGCTGGAAGAGTGCACCAA gCTTCCGGAGAGCCAGCAAAGGGTGGGAGGCTTCTTCCTCAACCTCATGCCACAGATGAAGGCTCTTTATGTCGGTTACTGCTCCAACCACCCCTCTGCAGTTAATTTGCTCACCCAGCACAG TGAAGTGTTGGGAGAGTTCATGGAGGGGAGGGGTGCAGTCAGTCCTGGGATTCTCACCCTGACCACAGGCCTCAGCAAACCCTTTATGAGACTCGACAAATACCCCAACTTACTCAAAGAGCTGGAGAGGCACATGGAG gaGAGTCATCCTGACCGGCCAGACATTCAGAAGTGCATGGCGTCTTTCAAAAATCTGTCT GCTCAGTGCCAGGAGGTGCGGAAGCGTAAGGAGCTGGAGCTGCAGATTCTCACCGAGTCCATCCGGCTGTGGGAGGGGGATGCCATTAAGACCCTGGGCTCGGTGCTCTACATGAGCCAGGTCTTAGTCCAGAGTCCTGGTTTAGAG GAGAAGAGTGAGCGTTACCTCATGCTCTTCCCTCATGTCCTCCTCATGTTGTCTGCCAGCCCCAGGATGAGTGGCTTCATATTCCAG GGAAAATTGCCCCTGGCCAGCATGACAGTGACCAAACTAGAAGACTGTGAAgcccataaaaatgcctttGAGCTCAATG GCACAATGTTTGACCGTCTCCAGGTGGTTTGCACCAACCAGCATGACCTGAAGGACTGGGTGGAACACCTGACCAGACAGATCAAACACACTGCAGCCACAGGACCCAGCCACAAACCCCTCACTGTTCCCTGCCACACG CTCCCATCTCACCCTCTCACCCCATCCCGGCACGCTGAGGGAAGGGGCATGACGGTGGCTCCCACCTACCACACCCTGCCTCACCCCTCCTCCCATGGAACGTCTCACAGCACCATGATGTGGGGCCCGCTGGAACCACCCAACACCCCCAAACCCTGGAGTCTGAGCTGTCTGCGACCCGCACCCCCTTTACGACCGTCTGCAGCCCTCTGCTACAAGGAG GATCTTAGTAAAAGTCCTAAGAGTGTGAAGAAACTCCTTCCCAAGCGCAAGCCTGAGAGGAAACAGTCTGAAGAGGAGTTTGCCTTGAGGAAGA GTACTGCTGCTCTGGAAGAAGATGCCCAGATCCTGAAAGTTATTGAGGCATACTGCACCAGCGCCAAAACCAGGCAGACTCTTAATTCCA CCTGGCAGGGCACTGACCTGATGCACAACCACGTGCTGGCCGATGTGGACCGGTCCTGTATGGACTCCCCGGGCCGCCGTAGCAGTGTGTCACGGCCAGAATTGTCCTCTGACCTTTCGGAGGACTCTGACTATGACTCCATCTGGACCACCCACAGTTACAGGATGGGTTCAGTGCCGC GACCGCGAAGGGAAACAGGGCTGCATGTGATCATCCCCGGTGAGAAGAAAATCCTGGTGGAGGATCCCAGTCGCAACGGACAAAGTACAGCAGAAGAAAA GAGCCTGGTGGATGTGGTGTACGCCCTGAGGGATGAGGTTCAAGAGCTGAAACAG GATAATAAGAAAATGAAGAGGTCCCTGGAGGAGGAGCAGAAAGCACGGAAGGATCTGGAAAAGGTTGTGAGGAGGGTGTTAAAGAGCATGAATGACTCAACGTGGGATGAGACAAACCTCTGA
- the arhgef7a gene encoding rho guanine nucleotide exchange factor 7a isoform X1, whose translation MNSAEQTVTWLITLGVLESPKKTISDPEAFLQTSLKDGVVLCRLLERLSPGSTEKIYQEPKNDGECLCNIKEFLKGCTSFRVEPFEASDLLLGLNFSKVLSSLVSLNKVTADIGVGSDSVCARHSSAHRIKSFESLSSQASLSRSSKLLHNQFRSLDMSENSGQQLLVRARFNFQQNNEDELTFDKGDIIGVTRQEDGGWWEGMLNGRTGWFPSNYVREIKGSDKQVSPKSGTLKSPPKGFDTSAISKTYYNLVLQNILETETEYSKDLQSLLTNYLRPLQSIEKLSSSDVALILGNLEEISTFQQMLVQSLEECTKLPESQQRVGGFFLNLMPQMKALYVGYCSNHPSAVNLLTQHSEVLGEFMEGRGAVSPGILTLTTGLSKPFMRLDKYPNLLKELERHMEESHPDRPDIQKCMASFKNLSAQCQEVRKRKELELQILTESIRLWEGDAIKTLGSVLYMSQVLVQSPGLEEKSERYLMLFPHVLLMLSASPRMSGFIFQGKLPLASMTVTKLEDCEAHKNAFELNGTMFDRLQVVCTNQHDLKDWVEHLTRQIKHTAATGPSHKPLTVPCHTLPSHPLTPSRHAEGRGMTVAPTYHTLPHPSSHGTSHSTMMWGPLEPPNTPKPWSLSCLRPAPPLRPSAALCYKEDLSKSPKSVKKLLPKRKPERKQSEEEFALRKSTAALEEDAQILKVIEAYCTSAKTRQTLNSRPRRETGLHVIIPGEKKILVEDPSRNGQSTAEEKSLVDVVYALRDEVQELKQDNKKMKRSLEEEQKARKDLEKVVRRVLKSMNDSTWDETNL comes from the exons ATGAATTCGGCGGAACAGACGGTTACATGGCTGATTACGCTCGGGGTGCTGGAGTCGCCAAAGAAGACCATCTCGGATCCTGAAGCATTTCTGCAGACCTCCCTGAAAGATGGGGTGGTGTTGTGTCGGCTGCTGGAGCGGCTCAGCCCGGGGTCCACGGAGAAA ATTTACCAAGAACCGAAGAACGACGGCGAGTGCCTGTGCAACATAAAGGAGTTTCTCAAGGGCTGCACATCGTTTCGCGTCGAG CCGTTTGAGGCCAGTGACCTGCTGCTAGGACTGAACTTCTCAAAGGTGCTTAGCAGTCTGGTCTCTCTCAATAAAGTGACTGCAG ATATCGGCGTGGGCAGTGACTCAGTGTGCGCCCGACACTCTTCTGCCCATCGCATAAAGTCGTTTGAGTCGCTATCCTCTCAGGCTTCACTGAGCCGATCCTCCAAGCTGCTGCACAACCAGTTTCGCAGTCTG GACATGTCAGAAAACAGCGGACAGCAGCTGCTGGTGAGGGCACGTTTCAACTTCCAGCAGAACAACGAGGATGAGCTCACCTTTGATAAGGGTGATATCATCGGCGTGACTCGTCAGGAGGACGGCGGATGGTGGGAGGGGATGCTTAATGGCAGGACTGGGTGGTTTCCTAGCAACTATGTCCGTGAGATCAAAGGCTCTG ACAAACAAGTGTCCCCCAAGTCTGGCACTCTTAAGAGCCCACCTAAAGGCTTTGACACCTCTGCGATCAGCAAGACGTACTATAACTTG GTGTTGCAGAACATTTTAGAAACGGAGACAGAATATTCCAAGGACCTTCAGAGCCTCCTGACGAACTACCTGCGACCTCTTCAGAGCATTGAAAA ACTGAGCAGCTCAGATGTGGCTCTGATTCTGGGAAACCTTGAGGAGATCAGCACCTTCCAGCAGATGCTCGTCCAATCGCTGGAAGAGTGCACCAA gCTTCCGGAGAGCCAGCAAAGGGTGGGAGGCTTCTTCCTCAACCTCATGCCACAGATGAAGGCTCTTTATGTCGGTTACTGCTCCAACCACCCCTCTGCAGTTAATTTGCTCACCCAGCACAG TGAAGTGTTGGGAGAGTTCATGGAGGGGAGGGGTGCAGTCAGTCCTGGGATTCTCACCCTGACCACAGGCCTCAGCAAACCCTTTATGAGACTCGACAAATACCCCAACTTACTCAAAGAGCTGGAGAGGCACATGGAG gaGAGTCATCCTGACCGGCCAGACATTCAGAAGTGCATGGCGTCTTTCAAAAATCTGTCT GCTCAGTGCCAGGAGGTGCGGAAGCGTAAGGAGCTGGAGCTGCAGATTCTCACCGAGTCCATCCGGCTGTGGGAGGGGGATGCCATTAAGACCCTGGGCTCGGTGCTCTACATGAGCCAGGTCTTAGTCCAGAGTCCTGGTTTAGAG GAGAAGAGTGAGCGTTACCTCATGCTCTTCCCTCATGTCCTCCTCATGTTGTCTGCCAGCCCCAGGATGAGTGGCTTCATATTCCAG GGAAAATTGCCCCTGGCCAGCATGACAGTGACCAAACTAGAAGACTGTGAAgcccataaaaatgcctttGAGCTCAATG GCACAATGTTTGACCGTCTCCAGGTGGTTTGCACCAACCAGCATGACCTGAAGGACTGGGTGGAACACCTGACCAGACAGATCAAACACACTGCAGCCACAGGACCCAGCCACAAACCCCTCACTGTTCCCTGCCACACG CTCCCATCTCACCCTCTCACCCCATCCCGGCACGCTGAGGGAAGGGGCATGACGGTGGCTCCCACCTACCACACCCTGCCTCACCCCTCCTCCCATGGAACGTCTCACAGCACCATGATGTGGGGCCCGCTGGAACCACCCAACACCCCCAAACCCTGGAGTCTGAGCTGTCTGCGACCCGCACCCCCTTTACGACCGTCTGCAGCCCTCTGCTACAAGGAG GATCTTAGTAAAAGTCCTAAGAGTGTGAAGAAACTCCTTCCCAAGCGCAAGCCTGAGAGGAAACAGTCTGAAGAGGAGTTTGCCTTGAGGAAGA GTACTGCTGCTCTGGAAGAAGATGCCCAGATCCTGAAAGTTATTGAGGCATACTGCACCAGCGCCAAAACCAGGCAGACTCTTAATTCCA GACCGCGAAGGGAAACAGGGCTGCATGTGATCATCCCCGGTGAGAAGAAAATCCTGGTGGAGGATCCCAGTCGCAACGGACAAAGTACAGCAGAAGAAAA GAGCCTGGTGGATGTGGTGTACGCCCTGAGGGATGAGGTTCAAGAGCTGAAACAG GATAATAAGAAAATGAAGAGGTCCCTGGAGGAGGAGCAGAAAGCACGGAAGGATCTGGAAAAGGTTGTGAGGAGGGTGTTAAAGAGCATGAATGACTCAACGTGGGATGAGACAAACCTCTGA